From the genome of Deinococcus sp. JMULE3, one region includes:
- a CDS encoding NAD(P)-dependent oxidoreductase — MTESPTPRTALLIGASGFLGRHVAAQLRAEGWTVHVASGAALTDAPEATWDSLTRGAQAIVNAAGLTAGTLPDLTRANVLLVAQALGAAARAGLPLVHLSSAAEYGRTPHGHASREDDPARPLSPYGGSKLAGTALIEEATRAGRVQAAALRLTNPLGAGLGEGTLPGRAAATLRAARAAGQRSVRFGPLGAYRDFVDARDVARAVTHALTVLPQGALGGAVNVGSGEARPVRDIVTGLAAQLDYDGEVLEDAPGSPRSGDVPWQQASLDRLHASGFQLRHTFTDALSALLNPDAHPAPGTVPA, encoded by the coding sequence ATGACCGAATCCCCCACCCCCCGCACTGCCCTCCTGATCGGGGCGAGCGGCTTCCTGGGCCGTCACGTCGCGGCGCAGCTGCGCGCCGAGGGATGGACCGTCCATGTGGCGTCCGGCGCGGCGCTGACGGACGCCCCGGAGGCCACCTGGGATAGCCTGACGCGCGGCGCGCAGGCCATCGTGAACGCGGCGGGCCTCACTGCCGGCACGCTCCCGGACCTGACCCGCGCGAACGTGCTGCTCGTCGCGCAGGCGCTGGGGGCCGCCGCACGCGCCGGACTGCCCCTGGTACACCTGTCCTCCGCTGCCGAGTACGGCCGCACCCCGCACGGGCACGCCAGCCGCGAGGACGACCCCGCCCGGCCCCTCAGCCCCTACGGGGGCAGCAAACTGGCGGGCACCGCCCTGATCGAGGAGGCCACGCGGGCCGGGCGGGTGCAGGCGGCCGCGCTGCGCCTCACGAACCCGCTGGGCGCCGGGCTGGGCGAGGGAACCCTGCCGGGCCGCGCCGCCGCCACCCTGCGGGCCGCGCGGGCTGCCGGGCAGCGCAGCGTGCGCTTCGGGCCGCTGGGCGCGTACCGGGACTTCGTGGACGCCCGCGACGTCGCCCGCGCCGTCACCCACGCCCTGACGGTCCTCCCGCAGGGGGCGCTGGGCGGCGCCGTGAACGTCGGCAGCGGGGAGGCCCGGCCCGTGCGCGACATCGTGACCGGCCTCGCCGCGCAGCTCGACTACGACGGCGAGGTCCTGGAGGACGCCCCCGGCAGTCCCCGCAGCGGCGACGTGCCCTGGCAGCAGGCCAGCCTGGACCGCCTGCACGCCAGCGGCTTCCAGTTGCGCCATACCTTCACGGACGCCCTGAGCGCCCTGCTGAACCCGGACGCCCACCCGGCCCCGGGCACGGTCCCGGCATGA
- the fni gene encoding type 2 isopentenyl-diphosphate Delta-isomerase: MSTPEPSAIQTRKLRHIEACLRPDSQYARQTTGLEDVAWPYRALPERNLEDVDLRTTFLGRPLAAPVLIGAMTGGAEAAGRINRNLAVAAQRLGIGMMLGSQRVMLERPEAAASFQVRDVAPDIPLVGNLGGAQFLLGYGPEEARRAVREVGADALAIHVNPLQEALQPGGDTRWAGLRDRLAELIPALDFPVILKEVGHGLDAASAALAAPLGFAALDVAGAGGTSWARVEQLVHHGEVRTPDLCDLGVPTAQALRDARLAAPGVPLIASGGVRTGLDAARALCLGAGMVAVARPLLEPALHSADAAEAWLANFIHELRVALFVGGYAGVTELRC, encoded by the coding sequence GTGAGCACGCCCGAACCGTCCGCCATCCAGACCCGCAAACTGCGGCACATCGAGGCGTGCCTGCGGCCCGACAGTCAGTACGCGCGGCAGACGACCGGCCTGGAGGACGTGGCGTGGCCGTACCGGGCGCTGCCCGAGCGCAACCTGGAGGACGTGGACCTGCGCACCACCTTCCTGGGCCGCCCGCTGGCCGCGCCGGTCCTGATCGGCGCGATGACCGGCGGGGCCGAGGCGGCGGGGCGCATCAACCGTAACCTCGCCGTGGCGGCGCAGCGGCTGGGGATCGGCATGATGCTGGGCTCGCAGCGCGTGATGCTGGAACGCCCGGAGGCCGCCGCGTCCTTTCAGGTGCGGGACGTCGCGCCGGACATTCCCCTGGTCGGGAATCTGGGCGGCGCGCAGTTCCTGCTGGGCTACGGCCCGGAGGAGGCGCGGCGCGCGGTGCGGGAGGTCGGGGCGGACGCGCTGGCCATTCACGTCAATCCGCTACAGGAGGCGCTGCAGCCGGGCGGGGATACCCGCTGGGCGGGCCTGCGCGACCGGCTGGCCGAGCTGATCCCGGCGCTGGACTTCCCGGTGATCCTGAAGGAGGTCGGGCACGGGCTGGACGCCGCGTCGGCGGCGCTGGCGGCCCCGCTGGGCTTCGCGGCGCTGGACGTGGCGGGCGCGGGCGGCACGAGCTGGGCGCGCGTGGAGCAGCTCGTGCATCACGGGGAGGTCCGCACGCCGGACCTGTGCGACCTGGGTGTGCCGACCGCGCAGGCGCTGCGGGACGCGCGACTGGCCGCGCCGGGCGTGCCGCTGATCGCGTCGGGCGGCGTCCGCACCGGCCTGGACGCCGCGCGCGCCCTGTGCCTGGGCGCCGGGATGGTCGCGGTGGCCCGCCCGCTGCTGGAACCCGCCCTGCACAGCGCCGACGCCGCCGAAGCGTGGCTGGCGAATTTCATCCATGAGCTGCGGGTGGCGCTGTTCGTGGGCGGGTACGCGGGCGTGACCGAGCTGCGCTGCTGA